The Cucumis melo cultivar AY chromosome 6, USDA_Cmelo_AY_1.0, whole genome shotgun sequence genome includes a region encoding these proteins:
- the LOC103490929 gene encoding uncharacterized protein LOC103490929, giving the protein MISFVRFRNLSYKFRNETDLVRRFHSGTNPKSNSPDSSYSTVAIFWDLDNKPPKSLPPYQAAVKLKTAAASFGAVRYMVAYANRHAFSYVPQVVRERKRERKMLNQLERKGVIKSIEPYLCRVCGRNFYMYEKLVNHFKQIHESEHKKRLNQIESARGSRRVKLIAKYSMKIQKYKNAARDVLTPEVGYGLADELKRAGFFVKTVSDKPEAADVELRNDMVEIMDRRRAECLVLVSDDSDFVNVLKEAKLRCLRTVVVGDLNDGPLKRNADTGFSWKEILMGKAKKEAVSVVGKWKDRDVLKRLEWTYNPQLEKEVSGLDDDIGEEDNVEEGSVDGGLCEIMQNNDRGAWWDLSSDAETDTVSSPSWK; this is encoded by the coding sequence ATGATATCGTTCGTTAGATTTCGGAATTTATCCTACAAATTCCGAAACGAAACTGATTTAGTTAGACGTTTTCATTCCGGAACGAATCCAAAATCCAATTCTCCAGATTCTTCCTACTCTACCGTTGCTATTTTCTGGGATTTGGATAATAAACCACCGAAATCGTTACCGCCTTACCAAGCTGCTGTTAAGCTTAAGACTGCAGCAGCTTCCTTCGGCGCGGTTCGTTATATGGTGGCGTATGCGAATCGGCATGCGTTTAGCTACGTGCCGCAAGTTGTTAGAGAGCGGAAACGAGAGAGGAAGATGCTTAATCAATTGGAGAGAAAAGGTGTGATTAAATCGATTGAACCATATCTGTGTCGTGTTTGTGGGAGGAATTTTTATATGTACGAGAAGTTAGTGAATCATTTTAAGCAAATTCATGAGAGTGAGCATAAGAAGAGGTTGAATCAGATTGAATCTGCGAGGGGTAGTAGAAGAGTGAAGTTGATAGCTAAGTATTCGATGAAAATACAGAAGTATAAGAATGCTGCTAGGGATGTTTTGACTCCTGAAGTGGGATATGGTTTAGCTGATGAGTTGAAGAGGGCAGGGTTTTTTGTGAAGACTGTGTCGGATAAGCCTGAAGCTGCTGATGTAGAATTGAGAAATGACATGGTTGAGATTATGGATAGGAGAAGAGCAGAGTGTTTGGTTCTTGTATCAGATGATTCTGATTTTGTGAATGTTTTGAAGGAAGCTAAGTTAAGATGTCTCAGGACAGTTGTTGTAGGGGATTTGAATGATGGGCCATTGAAGAGAAATGCTGATACTGGGTTTTCTTGGAAGGAGATTTTAATGGGGAAGGCTAAAAAGGAGGCTGTTTCTGTTGTGGGAAAATGGAAGGATCGGGATGTTTTGAAGAGATTGGAATGGACGTACAATCCTCAGTTGGAGAAGGAAGTGTCTGGTTTAGATGATGATATAGGCGAGGAAGACAAtgttgaagaaggttctgttgaTGGGGGACTTTGTGAGATTATGCAAAATAATGACAGGGGTGCTTGGTGGGATCTCAGCTCTGACGCTGAAACTGATACTGTTTCATCACCATCATGGAAATGA
- the LOC103490930 gene encoding 40S ribosomal protein S13, whose protein sequence is MGRMHSRGKGISASALPYKRTPPSWLKISTQDVEENICKFAKKGLTPSQIGVILRDSHGIAQVKSVTGNKILRILKAHGLAPEIPEDLYHLIKKAVSIRKHLERNRKDKDSKFRLILVESRIHRLARYYKKTKKLPPVWKYESTTASTLVA, encoded by the exons ATGGGGCGTATGCACAGCAGAGG GAAAGGTATTTCAGCTTCAGCATTGCCGTACAAGAGGACTCCACCCAGTTGGCTTAAGATTTCTACTCAAGAT GTTGAGGAAAACATCTGCAAATTTGCGAAGAAGGGTTTGACTCCGTCTCAGATCGGTGTCATTCTTCGTGATTCTCACGGTATTGCTCAGGTCAAGAGTGTTACTGGCAATAAGATCTTGCGCATTCTTAAAGCTCATG GGCTTGCTCCGGAGATTCCTGAGGATCTCTACCATTTGATTAAGAAGGCTGTCTCGATTAGAAAGCATTTGGAAAGGAACAGGAAGGACAAAGACTCCAAGTTCAGGTTGATTCTCGTGGAGAGCAGGATTCACCGGCTAGCTCGCTACTACAAGAAGACCAAGAAGCTCCCACCTGTTTGGAAATA CGAGTCAACTACTGCTAGCACACTTGTTGCTTGA
- the LOC103491124 gene encoding palmitoyl-monogalactosyldiacylglycerol delta-7 desaturase, chloroplastic-like has translation MEATMKDREKPHRAFWRRKWTFSDIRTAIYILMTHSLCIFAPFHFNWKAFWVAFTLYVLVAIFGITLSYHRNLTHKSFKLPKWLEYSFAYMGVMALQGDPIDWVSTHRHHHQFVETERDPHSPIHGLWYSHMGWTMNSRALTKRHGRPNNVSDLEDQIFYRIIQKTYLLHPLALGIVLFLIGGFPFLVWSGGVAVTWGYHVTSMVNSICHSWGSQPWKTRDSSKNNWLVSLVTFGEGWHNNHHAFEYSARHGLEWWQLDIPWYIILCLQALGLATNVKFPTEKQKLDKAFSTSKNTT, from the exons ATGGAAGCAACAATGAAAGATAGGGAGAAGCCACATAGGGCATTTTGGAGAAGAAAATGGACGTTTTCAGATATACGAACGGCTATATACATTTTAATGACACATTCTCTATGTATATTTGCACCCTTTCATTTTAATTGGAAAGCTTTCTGGGTTGCTTTTACTCTTTATGTTCTTGTAGCTATTTTCGGGATTACACTCTCgtatcatagaaatctcactcACAAGAGTTTCAAACTTCCTAAGTGGCTCGAGTACTCTTTTGCATATATGGGAGTGATGGCGCTTCAG GGCGATCCAATCGATTGGGTGAGTACACATCGACATCACCATCAATTTGTCGAAACTGAAAGAGATCCTCACAGTCCAATTCACGGTTTATGGTATAGTCACATGGGTTGGACCATGAACTCCCGTGCATTAACCAAACGG CATGGAAGACCAAACAACGTTAgcgacttggaagatcaaatcTTCTATAGAATTATTCAAAAGACATATTTGCTTCATCCATTGGCTCTTGGAATTGTGTTGTTTCTAATTGGAGGATTTCCATTTCTAGTTTGGTCTGGG GGAGTGGCAGTGACATGGGGTTACCATGTAACAAGTATGGTAAATTCAATATGTCATAGTTGGGGAAGCCAACCATGGAAAACTCGCGATTCCTCTAAAAATAATTG GTTGGTGTCACTAGTTACCTTTGGGGAGGGTTGGCATAATAATCACCATGCTTTCGAGTATTCAGCTAGGCATGGTCTCGAGTGGTGGCAACTTGACATTCCTTGGTACATTATACTATGTCTCCAAGCTCTTGGATTGGCCACTAATGTTAAATTTCCCACTGAAAAGCAAAAACTTGACAAAGCTTTCTCAACTTCGAAAAATACTACTTAA
- the LOC103490931 gene encoding probable calcium-binding protein CML13, translating to MGKDLSDDQKSSMREAFTLFDTDGDGRIAPSELGILMRSLGGNPTQAQLKAIIAEENLTSPFDFNRFLDIMSKHMKPEPFDRQLRDAFKVLDKDNTGFVRVSELRHILTSIGEKLEPSEFDEWIREVEVGSDGSIRYEDFIARMVAK from the coding sequence ATGGGGAAAGATCTGAGCGATGATCAGAAATCCTCCATGAGGGAGGCCTTTACCCTCTTCGATACCGACGGCGATGGCCGGATCGCACCATCCGAGCTCGGTATTCTAATGCGTTCCCTCGGCGGCAACCCCACTCAAGCCCAACTCAAAGCCATTATCGCCGAGGAGAATCTCACTTCTCCTTTTGATTTCAATCGCTTTCTTGATATCATGTCCAAGCACATGAAACCTGAGCCCTTCGATCGCCAGCTTCGCGATGCCTTTAAGGTTCTCGATAAGGACAATACCGGCTTTGTCCGTGTGTCCGAGCTCCGACACATTTTGACGAGTATAGGTGAGAAGCTTGAGCCCTCCGAGTTCGATGAGTGGATTCGAGAAGTTGAGGTTGGATCCGATGGAAGTATTCGGTATGAGGATTTCATTGCTCGAATGGTGGCTAAATGA